A genomic window from Lotus japonicus ecotype B-129 chromosome 1, LjGifu_v1.2 includes:
- the LOC130733146 gene encoding uncharacterized protein LOC130733146 has protein sequence MADTDSTTGSPIGDTTMVPPPTAPPTSSPAKSDFHPALAVTNIKNNIPFKLEIDKDHYAMWAELFETHAHATQVLHHIIPQADMEPPARTDASYARWATLDSTVKQWIYSTISFDLLSTVMEKGSTAMATWNRIASMFEDNQNSRVVALDQDFISTRMEDFPNVSAYCQRLKHISDQLRNVGAPVSDHRLVLQLVSGLTEPFRGVATLIRQSEPLPPFLKVRSMLILEESGLARMSGPASQTALHTSASRPHASVDSSQQRPTYRSDQGHSNHRYGSGHNRNYQGGSGKPKKKGGSRYPGSSGSSGSSAASPPPWRPPPQASWNPWGWAPPPGWAPSPWGMPPCPYPTSQWSRPMSAPQQPSVLGPRPQAYTATASPAPTDIAAAMHTMSLTPPDTTWYMDTGASSHTAASQDGDASPEM, from the exons ATGGCTGATACTGATTCTACCACGGGTTCTCCAATTGGCGACACCACTATGGTTCCCCCGCCGACGGCGCCGCCGACGTCCTCCCCTGCCAAGTCGGATTTCCATCCGGCCCTTGCTGtcaccaatatcaaaaacaacattcctTTTAAACTCGAGATAGACAAGGATCATTATGCTATGTGGGCTGAATTGTTTGAGACTCATGCTCACGCCACTCAGGTGCTCCACCACATCATTCCTCAAGCTGACATGGAGCCTCCTGCGCGCACCGATGCTTCCTATGCtcggtgggccactcttgactcTACCGTCAAACAGTGGATTTATTCCACCATCTCCTTCGACCTTCTCTCCACTGTTATGGAGAAAGGTTCTACTGCTATGGCTACTTGGAACCGTATAGCTTCTATGTTTGAGGACAATCAGAACTCTCGTGTAGTCGCTCTCGACCAGGATTTCATCTCCACTCGCATGGAGGATTTTCCTAATGTTTCCGCCTATTGTCAGCGTCTGAAACATATCTCTGATCAGTTGCGGAATGTTGGTGCCCCAGTCAGTGACCATCGTCTTGTTCTTCAGTTGGTCTCTGGTCTCACTGAGCCCTTTCGTGGTGTTGCCACCCTGATCCGTCAGAGCGAGCCTTTGCCACCTTTCCTCAAGGTCCGCTCCATGTTGATTCTAGAGGAATCTGGTCTCGCCAGGATGTCAGGTCCGGCCTCTCAGACTGCTTTGCACACCTCTGCTTCCCGTCCACATGCCTCCGTTGACTCCTCTCAGCAGCGCCCCACCTACCGCAGCGATCAGGGCCACTCCAACCATCGTTATGGGTCAGGGCACAATCGCAATTATCAGGGTGGTTCTGGTAAACCTAAGAAGAAAGGTGGCTCCCGTTATCCTGGATCATCTGGCTCCTCTGGTTCCTCTGCTGCATCTCCTCCACCCTGGCGCCCACCACCGCAGGCATCCTGGAATCCCTGGGGTTGGGCTCCTCCCCCTGGTTGGGCTCCTTCCCCTTGGGGCATGCCTCCTTGTCCTTACCCCACATCTCAGTGGTCGCGTCCCATGAGTGCTCCGCAGCAACCCAGCGTTTTAGGTCCGCGTCCTCAGGCCTACACCGCTACTGCTTCTCCAGCACCCACTGATATCGCTgctgccatgcacaccatgTCTTTGACTCCTCCAGACACCACGTGGTACATGGACACCGGCGCCTCGTCCCATACTGCGGCATCTCAAG ACGGGGATGCCTCTCCTGAGATGTAA
- the LOC130733147 gene encoding uncharacterized mitochondrial protein AtMg00810-like: MHQPLGFRDPHHPDYVCRLKKSLYGLKQAPRAWYQRFADYVSSIGFRHSTSDHSLFIFRQGSDIAYILLYVDDIILVASSHDLRKSFMALLASEFAMKDLGPLSYFLGIAVTRHAGGLFLSQSTYATEIIARAGMASCNPSATPVDTKQKLSSSSGTPCEDATLYRSLAGALQYLTFTRPDISYAVQQVCLHMHAPHTEHMLALKRVLRYVRGTLTYGLHLYPSPVEKLVSYTDADWGGCPDTRRSTSGYCVFLGDNLISWSSKRQPTLSR; encoded by the coding sequence atgcatcagcctTTGGGTTTCCGCGACCCTCACCACCCGGACTATGTCTGCCGTCTGAAGAAGTCCCTTTATGGTCTgaaacaggcgcctcgtgcttggtatcAGCGATTTGCTGATTATGTTTCCTCTATTGGATTCCGGCACAGCACTTCCGATCATTCTCTTTTCATCTTCCGGCAGGGTTCTGATATTGCCTACATACTtctctatgttgatgacatcatcctgGTTGCATCATCGCATGATCTCCGCAAATCCTTTATGGCACTTCTTGCATCCgagtttgctatgaaggatcttGGTCCTCTGAGTTACTTTCTTGGCATCGCTGTCACTAGACATGCAGGTGGCCTTTTCCTCAGTCAGAGCACTTATGCTACTGAGATTATTGCTCGCGCCGGCATGGCCTCATGCAACCCTTCTGCTACAccggttgacaccaagcagaagctcAGTTCTTCCTCTGGGACTCCTTGTGAGGATGCCACCCTATATCGGAGTCTTGCTGGTGCCCTACAGTACCTCACATTTACTCGTCCTGACATTTCCTATGCTGTTCAGCAGGTTTGCTTACATATGCATGCACCCCACACCGAGCAcatgcttgccctcaagcgggTTCTCCGCTATGTTCGTGGCACATTGACTTATGGGCTACATTTGTATCCCTCCCCGGTTGAAAAGCTTGTTTCTTACACTGATGCTGACTGGGGGGGCTGTCCTGACACCAGACGCTCCACTTCTGGTTACTGTGTTTTCCTCGGTGACAACCTCATATCTTGGTCCTCCAAGCGGCAACCCACTCTCTCTCGCTAA
- the LOC130733143 gene encoding probable disease resistance protein At1g52660, translated as MEDTLFLPIKILIRDGMYMVFVNKIIENVDNEMEKLISNRGFVRQKVEATNKAEKVNDAVPEWLKDAEKLIEEEEKFEIEMDTERSNNCFTGPFCVFGSERRYKLYSEMLEKMKTLNTKCNFEPFSSPIPSLEYFSSGYFVSFESTKNTSDQLMEALQDDRSRVIGLYGKQGSGKTKLAEAVGEKAKYLNIFNEVVFVTVPQNSNTLWSIQDQIADSLDLTFDRNSELARAKAISSEIKNKDRVLVILDDVRAKLELKDIGIPIKGKWCKVLVATRHQQECTLLDCQIEIPLHPLSEEEAWTLLKGYSGIDDESSSDLLNVAREVANECQGLHSRIKDVGYSFKGQSIEEWKALLDSLRHSARYQIFLSFRGDDTRYSFTGSLYDALCKEGFKTFMDDGGLESGDQISLSLTSAIGASRLSIVVLSENYASSSWCLEELVNILECKKTKNQLVWPIFYKVDPSVIRHQKSSYEKAMLAHENRLGNDSKKLQRWKSALSEIAGLSGMEYSTGYEHKFILRIVERAKNIKSSLYVRSIDME; from the exons ATGGAAGATACACTTTTCTTGCCCATCAAGATATTGATACGTGATGGAATGTATATGGTTTTTGTAAACAAAATCATTGAAAACGTGGACAATGAAATGGAAAAGTTGATTTCAAATCGAGGTTTTGTGCGGCAAAAGGTTGAAGCTACAAACAAAGCAGAAAAAGTCAATGATGCTGTTCCAGAGTGGCTAAAAGATGCAGAGAAACTCATAGAAGAGGAGGAGAAATTTGAAATAGAAATGGATACTGAGAGATCCAATAACTGTTTTACAGGGCCATTTTGTGTTTTTGGTAGTGAGAGGAGATACAAGTTGTACAGTGAAATGCTAGAGAAAATGAAGACACTAAATACCAAATGTAATTTTGAGCCATTTTCCAGCCCAATTCCAAGTTTAGAGTACTTCTCTTCTGGATATTTTGTGTCTTTTGAGTCCACAAAAAATACCTCGGATCAACTTATGGAAGCACTACAAGATGATAGGAGTCGTGTCATTGGATTGTATGGGAAGCAGGGCTCTGGTAAAACAAAATTGGCAGAAGCAGTGGGTGAGAAAGCCaagtatttaaatatttttaatgaagTTGTTTTTGTCACAGTGCCCCAAAATTCAAATACTCTTTGGAGTATTCAAGACCAAATTGCGGACTCGTTGGATCTGACATTTGACAGAAATTCTGAACTTGCAAGAGCAAAGGCGATATCTTCAGAGATCAAAAATAAGGATCGAGTTCTTGTTATCTTGGATGATGTTCGGGCAAAGCTTGAGCTAAAAGATATAGGTATTCCTATTAAAGGTAAATGGTGCAAGGTTCTTGTGGCCACACGCCATCAACAAGAATGTACCTTGCTGGATTGTCAAATCGAGATTCCTCTTCATCCATTGTCTGAAGAGGAAGCTTGGACTTTGCTCAAAGGATATTCAGGCATAGATGATGAGTCCTCCTCCGACTTATTAAATGTGGCACGAGAAGTTGCTAATGAATGTCAAGGGTTACACAGTAGAATCAAAGATGTGGGATATTCATTTAAAGGTCAATCCATTGAGGAGTGGAAAGCATTGTTAGACAGTTTGAGACATTCGGCTCGCTACCAAATCTTTCTCAGCTTTCGGGGAGATGATACTCGCTACTCTTTTACAGGTTCTCTCTATGATGCTCTTTGCAAAGAGGGATTCAAGACCTTCATGGATGATGGTGGGTTGGAGAGTGGTGATCAGATTTCGCTTTCTCTTACAAGTGCAATTGGAGCATCAAGGCTTTCCATTGTTGTTCTATCTGAAAACTACGCAAGTTCCTCTTGGTGTCTTGAGGAGCTTGTCAACATCCTTGAGTGTAAGAAGACGAAGAATCAGTTAGTTTGGCCAATCTTTTATAAAGTGGATCCATCAGTTATAAGACATCAAAAAAGTAGTTATGAAAAAGCCATGCTTGCACATGAAAATAGACTTGGGAATGATTCTAAGAAGCTGCAGAGATGGAAGTCAGCCTTGTCTGAAATTGCCGGCTTGTCTGGAATGGAATATAGTACAGG GTATGAACATAAATTTATTCTAAGGATTGTGGAAAGGGCCAAGAATATTAAAAGTAGTTTATATGTACGGAGCATAGATATGGAGTAG
- the LOC130733148 gene encoding disease resistance protein RUN1-like, protein MQAFHPPPPSATATRSEKNNRIKLSFTPFSFCYLCNCVQMENDNYVYSSSRCLFHGLEITENVNVEKEKLMANRDSVLEKVEATNKTKRVNDAVWEWLKDAEKLIEEEKKLETELEKAGSSNCLRGPFCFLDSKRRYKLFSEMLKKIKMLNTKCEFEPFSIPIPGLEYFSSIDFVCFDPQKKTMDQLMAALEDDSIHIIGLYGKQGSGKTKLVEAVGKKAKYLRIFNKVIFATVPQNGNIVRQIQDQIADSLDLTFQRYSEVARANAISSEIESNRLVLVILDDVRARLERKDIGIPINGKWCKVLFTTRSQQECTLMDCQREIPLLPLFEEEAWTLLKKHSYIDDESSFDLLSLARELANECQGLPRTIKEVGSSLKSQPIEEWKTLLYSLRHSARYQIFISFRGGDTRHSFTGFLYDALCREGFKTFMDDGELECGDQISQTLINAIEASRLSIIVLSENYAKSAWCLDELDKILECMTTKNQLVWPIFYKVEPSDVRYQKNSYGEAMVAHENRFVYDSEMIQNWRSALFKVAGLSGMTYSTGYEYKFIQTIVERAKNNKNRLFIQSTDME, encoded by the exons ATGCAGGCCTTCCACCCTCCGCCACCCTCCGCCACCGCCACTAGATCGGAGAAAAACAACCGGATCAAGCTTTCCTTTACACCCTTCAgcttct GTTACTTGTGTAATTGTGTTCAAATGGAAAATGACAACTATGTCTATAGCTCATCAAGATGTTTGTTTCATGGTCTGGAAATCACTGAAAACGTGAACGTTGAAAAGGAGAAGCTGATGGCAAACCGTGATAGTGTGCTGGAAAAGGTTGAAgccacaaacaaaacaaaaagagtCAATGATGCTGTTTGGGAGTGGCTAAAAGATGCAGAGAAACTCATAGAAGAGGAGAAGAAGCTTGAAACAGAGTTGGAGAAGGCTGGATCCAGTAATTGTTTAAGAGGGCCTTTTTGTTTTCTTGATAGTAAGAGGAGATACAAGTTGTTCAGTGAAATGctaaagaaaataaagatgctGAATACAAAATGTGAATTTGAGCCATTTTCCATCCCAATTCCAGGTTTAGAGTACTTCTCTTCTATagattttgtgtgttttga tccacaaaaaaaaactatggaTCAACTTATGGCTGCACTAGAAGATGATAGTATCCACATCATTGGATTGTATGGGAAGCAGGGCTCTGGTAAAACAAAATTGGTAGAGGCAGTGGGTAAGAAAGCCAAGTATTTAAGGATTTTTAATAAAGTTATATTTGCCACAGTGCCCCAAAACGGAAATATTGTCCGACAGATTCAAGACCAAATTGCTGACTCCTTGGATCTGACATTTCAAAGATATTCTGAAGTCGCGAGAGCAAATGCGATATCTTCGGAGATTGAAAGTAATCGTCTAGTTCTTGTTATCTTAGATGATGTTCGGGCACGGCTTGAGCGAAAGGATATAGGTATTCCTATTAATGGTAAATGGTGCAAGGTCCTTTTCACCACGCGTAGCCAACAAGAGTGTACCCTAATGGATTGTCAGAGAGAAATCCCTCTGCTTCCCTTGTTTGAAGAGGAAGCTTGGACTTTGCTCAAAAAACATTCATACATTGATGATGAGTCCTCGTTCGACCTATTATCTTTGGCACGAGAACTTGCTAATGAATGTCAAGGGTTACCTCGTACAATTAAAGAAGTGGGATCTTCCTTAAAAAGTCAACCCATTGAGGAGTGGAAAACCTTATTATACAGTTTGAGACATTCGGCTCGTTACCAAATCTTTATCAGCTTTAGGGGAGGTGATACTCGCCACTCTTTTACAGGTTTCCTCTATGATGCTTTGTGCCGAGAGGGATTCAAGACCTTCATGGATGATGGGGAATTGGAGTGCGGCGACCAGATTTCACAAACTCTTATTAACGCAATTGAAGCATCAAGACTTTCCATTATTGTTCTATCTGAAAATTATGCGAAATCTGCATGGTGTCTTGATGAACTTGATAAGATCCTGGAGTGTATGACGACGAAGAATCAATTAGTTTGGCCAATCTTTTATAAAGTGGAACCATCAGATGTAAGATATCAGAAAAATAGTTATGGAGAAGCCATGGTTGCACATGAAAATAGATTTGTGTATGATTCTGAGATGATTCAAAACTGGAGGTCAGCTTTGTTTAAAGTTGCTGGCTTGTCTGGAATGACTTATAGTACTGG GTATGAATATAAGTTTATTCAAACAATTGTGGAAAGGGCCAAGAATAATAAGAATCGCTTGTTTATACAAAGCACAGATATGGAGTAG